The Arachis hypogaea cultivar Tifrunner chromosome 19, arahy.Tifrunner.gnm2.J5K5, whole genome shotgun sequence genome has a window encoding:
- the LOC112776558 gene encoding probable ribosome-binding factor A, chloroplastic yields the protein MTYLLPPPLILPCPCGWWNHILAPPSSTATTMNPVQRRGLSGSGQPGEDFVGRSRSRSVRCMANPRRVKMVAKQIQRELSDMLLTDKVLQFAVLPEASLGADRYLSSLTTISDVEVSSDLQVVKVYVSVFGDERGKEVAMAGLKSKAKYVRSVLGRRMKLRLTPEIRFIEDESFERGSRVIAILDKIKNEKSLENQNGELLDSSAHDDDNWDDVDPDEGIIYVD from the exons ATGACATACCTGCTTCCTCCACCACTGATATTACCATGCCCATGTGGATGGTGGAATCACATCCTTGCACCACCAAGCTCAACCGCAACAACAATGAACCCTGTTCAGAGGCGTGGTCTTAGTGGAAGTGGGCAGCCAGGGGAGGATTTTGTtggtaggagtaggagtaggagcgTGAGGTGCATGGCCAATCCTAGGAGAGTGAAGATGGTGGCGAAGCAGATTCAGAGGGAGCTTTCTGATATGCTCCTCACAGACAAAGTCTTGCAGTTCGCGGTTCTTCCAGAAGCTTCCTTGGGCGCTGACCGCTACCTCTCATCTCTGACCACCATAAGTGATGTTGAAGTCTCTTCCGACTTGCAG GTGGTTAAGGTGTATGTGTCCGTTTTTGGAGATGAAAGAGGGAAGGAAGTTGCGATGGCTGGATTGAAGTCTAAGGCCAAATACGTCCGCAGTGTGCTCGGCAGGCGTATGAAGCTTCGCTTGACTCCTGAGATACGCTTTATAGAGGATGAGTCTTTTGAGAGAGGAAGCAGG GTGATTGCaatattagataaaataaaaaatgagaagaGTTTGGAGAATCAAAACGGGGAGCTCTTGGATTCATCAGCGCATGATGATGATAATTGGGATGATGTAGATCCTGATGAAGGTATCATTTACGTGGACTAG